In Bos javanicus breed banteng chromosome 2, ARS-OSU_banteng_1.0, whole genome shotgun sequence, the following proteins share a genomic window:
- the NBL1 gene encoding neuroblastoma suppressor of tumorigenicity 1 isoform X1, which translates to MMLRVLVGAVLPVMVLAAPPPINKLALFPDKSAWCEAKNITQIVGHSGCEAKSIQNRACLGQCFSYSVPNTFPQSTEALVHCDSCMPAQSMWEIVTLECPGHEEVPRVDKLVEKILHCSCQACGKEPSHEGLSVYVQGEDAQGAQPGAHPHPHPGGQTPEPEDPPGAPHAEEEGAED; encoded by the exons ATGATGCTGCGGGTCCTGGTGGGGGCTGTCCTGCCCGTCATGGTCCTGGCTGCGCCTCCGCCCATCAATAAGCTGGCCCTGTTCCCAGATAAGAGCGCGTGGTGTGAGGCGAAGAACATCACCCAGATCGTGGGCCACAGCGGCTGTGAGGCGAAGTCCATCCAGAACAG GGCCTGCCTGGGACAGTGCTTCAGCTACAGCGTCCCCAACACCTTCCCGCAGTCGACCGAGGCCCTGGTGCACTGTGACTCCTGCATGCCGGCCCAGTCCATGTGGGAGATC GTGACCTTGGAGTGCCCCGGCCACGAGGAGGTGCCCCGGGTGGACAAGCTGGTGGAGAAGATTCTGCACTGCAGCTGCCAGGCGTGCGGCAAGGAGCCCAGCCACGAGGGGCTGAGCGTCTATGTGCAGGGCGAGGACGCGCAGGGGGCCCAGCCcggtgcccacccccacccccatcccggtGGGCAGACCCCTGAGCCCGAGGACCCCCCTGGGGCCCCCCACGCCGAGGAAGAGGGGGCTGAGGA